In a genomic window of Gloeocapsopsis dulcis:
- a CDS encoding helix-turn-helix domain-containing protein, producing the protein MNQDTNKKSPLQIVPRSPILSSLEVSDLLRVEQHRQPVKGVSECCLPNYLLSIHLGQPILLERIAEGRRSNIHLTQGDIMITPPDLHRKLSWNTDAEFLLLRLEPSIFVSTVNETVELEHIEITPQLKIRDPLLQQIGLALKAELTANRLDRLYAESMANALAVHVLRRYSIAKPIIRFYSNGLPNHKLQQAIDYIQAHLAEDISLKAIATELGMSQYYFARLFKQSTGYSPYQYLIKCRIERAQELLTQTQQIANVALQVGFASQSQFGRHFKRLTGVTPKQFLMR; encoded by the coding sequence ATGAATCAAGATACTAACAAAAAGTCTCCTTTGCAGATTGTACCGCGATCGCCAATCTTATCAAGTTTAGAAGTATCCGATTTACTGCGCGTTGAACAACATCGTCAACCTGTAAAGGGAGTGTCTGAGTGTTGTCTTCCTAATTATCTTTTAAGTATTCATCTTGGACAACCGATTCTATTAGAACGAATCGCAGAGGGGCGACGTAGTAACATACATTTGACTCAGGGCGACATTATGATTACGCCTCCCGATCTTCATCGTAAATTGTCTTGGAATACTGATGCAGAATTCTTGTTGCTTCGCCTCGAACCAAGTATTTTTGTTTCTACTGTAAATGAAACTGTCGAGTTAGAACACATCGAAATTACTCCACAGCTAAAAATTCGCGATCCACTACTTCAACAAATCGGTTTAGCACTTAAAGCAGAACTAACCGCAAATCGACTTGATCGCCTCTATGCTGAGTCAATGGCAAATGCATTAGCAGTTCATGTATTACGGCGCTACTCTATAGCAAAGCCAATAATTCGCTTTTACTCTAATGGTTTACCTAACCATAAGTTACAACAAGCAATTGACTATATTCAAGCTCATTTAGCAGAAGATATATCACTCAAAGCGATCGCAACTGAACTCGGCATGAGCCAATATTACTTTGCCCGATTGTTCAAACAGTCTACAGGCTACTCTCCTTATCAATACCTGATTAAATGCCGCATTGAACGTGCCCAAGAATTACTGACACAGACTCAGCAAATTGCCAATGTTGCCTTACAAGTTGGATTTGCCAGCCAAAGTCAATTTGGCAGACATTTCAAGCGCCTTACCGGAGTGACGCCGAAACAATTTTTAATGAGATAG
- a CDS encoding acyl--CoA ligase, whose translation MTSVTNKSVTLFDLLTGEEHHPAIVAPKKPSLTYGQLRQQIIELAAQLNNFGIGRKSRIAIAMPNSPEMILTYLAAATCGTAAPLNPKYKQEEFAFYYQDTQAIALIVLGEGIAAAQAAVTPEMMLIQAIPKSDGTLSLQKIQGKEYPPRTIERAESEDVAMILHTSGTTSRPKRVPIKHRNLAASARNIISTYNLTASDRALCIMPLFHVHGIVASMLSTLASGGTVICPTGFNAMEFWRILSELQPTWYSAVPTMHQLLIARAERNQEAIAASRLRFIRSSSSSLPPIVLERLEATFNAPVLEAYSMTEASHQMTSNPLPPSTRKLGSVGYGFGVEVGIMDEDGNLLSSGQLGEVVVKGANLFDGYENNPEANAKAFTHGWFHTGDQGVIDAQGYLSLTGRIKELINRGGEKISPLEVDNVLLRHAAVAEALSFAVPHKTLGEDIHAAVVLKDNTVSEQELRKHCSELLAEFKVPRQLHILEELPRGATGKLQRLNMAKLLKLGE comes from the coding sequence ATGACTTCAGTTACTAACAAATCAGTAACATTATTCGATCTCCTGACAGGAGAAGAACATCATCCGGCAATAGTTGCACCCAAGAAACCGAGTTTAACTTATGGACAACTCCGTCAACAGATTATAGAACTTGCTGCACAGTTAAATAACTTTGGGATTGGACGCAAATCGCGAATTGCGATCGCCATGCCAAACAGCCCTGAAATGATCTTGACATACCTCGCAGCCGCAACGTGTGGTACAGCAGCCCCACTGAATCCTAAATACAAACAAGAAGAATTTGCGTTTTATTATCAAGACACACAAGCGATCGCCTTAATAGTTCTAGGAGAAGGTATTGCAGCGGCACAAGCTGCGGTGACTCCTGAGATGATGCTGATTCAAGCAATACCAAAATCTGATGGCACGTTGTCTTTGCAAAAGATTCAAGGTAAAGAATATCCACCACGAACCATTGAACGGGCTGAATCAGAAGATGTTGCCATGATTCTACATACCAGTGGTACTACGAGTCGCCCCAAGCGCGTACCAATTAAACATCGCAACCTTGCAGCGTCAGCACGGAACATCATTAGTACTTATAACTTGACTGCCAGCGATCGCGCTTTATGTATTATGCCGCTGTTTCACGTCCACGGAATTGTTGCCTCAATGCTATCTACCTTAGCATCAGGAGGAACCGTGATTTGCCCTACTGGCTTTAATGCGATGGAGTTTTGGCGGATCTTAAGTGAGTTGCAACCAACATGGTACTCGGCAGTACCAACAATGCATCAACTACTAATAGCACGGGCTGAACGAAATCAAGAAGCGATCGCTGCAAGTCGTTTACGATTTATTCGTTCGAGTAGTTCCTCACTACCTCCAATTGTTTTAGAACGCCTGGAAGCTACTTTCAATGCTCCAGTACTAGAAGCATATAGCATGACGGAAGCATCGCACCAAATGACTTCTAATCCGCTACCTCCAAGTACGCGCAAACTTGGTAGTGTCGGTTATGGGTTTGGGGTAGAAGTCGGGATTATGGATGAAGATGGTAATTTGCTATCGTCAGGGCAGTTGGGTGAGGTAGTAGTTAAGGGTGCAAATCTATTTGATGGCTACGAAAATAACCCAGAAGCTAATGCTAAGGCTTTTACCCACGGTTGGTTTCATACTGGCGATCAAGGCGTGATTGATGCACAGGGCTATCTTTCTTTGACTGGGCGAATCAAAGAGTTGATTAACCGAGGTGGAGAAAAAATTTCTCCTTTAGAAGTTGATAATGTTTTACTTCGTCATGCTGCTGTTGCGGAAGCGCTTTCTTTTGCTGTACCGCATAAAACTTTGGGAGAAGACATTCACGCTGCTGTAGTTCTTAAGGATAATACAGTGAGTGAACAGGAATTGCGTAAACATTGCTCAGAACTTCTAGCAGAATTTAAAGTTCCCCGTCAGTTGCATATTCTAGAAGAGTTACCACGAGGTGCAACTGGTAAATTGCAACGCTTGAATATGGCAAAGCTGCTGAAACTTGGGGAATAA
- a CDS encoding 2-dehydropantoate 2-reductase — MKICIVGAGAIGGYIGAKLALAGEQVTLIARGAHLQAIQEQGLRLRSADGTEELIKVVAMQDISAAGIQDVVIVALKAQSVSSVAAGLPGLYGTETIVVTAQNGIPWWYFRKLDSPYTDYQIQSVDPQGIVEANIPVDRVIGCVVYPAAELVAPGIVQHIEGDRFSLGELDGTKSTRIQQLSQSFRQAGIKAPVRNQIRNELWIKIWGNLAFNPISALTKCTLEEICQYPLTRELARNMMLEAQAIAEKLGVEFGISLDQRIEGAEKVGAHKTSMLQDIEARRPTEVDAIVGAVAELGKLTQTSTPYIDAIYASVKLLEKSLTR, encoded by the coding sequence ATGAAAATTTGTATTGTTGGTGCAGGTGCAATTGGGGGATACATAGGTGCTAAGTTGGCGCTTGCTGGCGAACAAGTGACTTTAATTGCACGCGGGGCGCATCTTCAAGCCATTCAGGAACAAGGTTTAAGGCTACGAAGTGCAGATGGTACAGAGGAGTTGATTAAAGTTGTTGCGATGCAAGATATTTCTGCTGCTGGAATTCAGGATGTCGTCATTGTGGCATTGAAAGCGCAAAGTGTATCAAGTGTTGCGGCTGGCTTACCTGGGTTATATGGTACTGAAACGATTGTTGTTACTGCTCAAAATGGTATTCCCTGGTGGTATTTTCGCAAGTTAGATAGTCCTTATACTGACTATCAAATTCAGTCGGTCGATCCTCAAGGAATTGTGGAAGCAAATATTCCTGTCGATCGCGTTATTGGTTGTGTGGTGTATCCCGCTGCTGAACTTGTAGCTCCAGGAATAGTACAACATATCGAGGGCGATCGCTTTTCTTTAGGTGAACTTGATGGAACTAAAAGTACTCGCATTCAACAACTGTCGCAAAGCTTTCGTCAAGCTGGAATCAAAGCCCCTGTACGCAACCAAATTCGCAATGAGTTATGGATAAAAATATGGGGGAATTTGGCTTTTAATCCAATCAGTGCGCTAACTAAATGCACACTAGAAGAAATTTGTCAATATCCGTTAACGCGGGAACTTGCCAGAAATATGATGCTTGAAGCCCAGGCGATCGCGGAGAAACTCGGTGTAGAGTTTGGCATTTCCCTAGATCAGCGTATTGAAGGGGCAGAAAAAGTAGGTGCACATAAAACCTCGATGTTACAAGACATTGAAGCACGTCGTCCGACCGAAGTTGATGCGATTGTTGGCGCAGTTGCAGAACTTGGCAAGTTAACGCAAACCTCCACTCCTTACATTGATGCTATTTATGCGAGTGTTAAGTTACTCGAAAAATCTTTAACCCGCTAA
- a CDS encoding gamma-glutamyltransferase family protein, with protein sequence MSFDLTQYPYVSSRRVILGKNYAASTSQPLATLAGMEMFWAGGNAVDAALAMAIALTVVEPTSNGIGSDAFALVWDGKLHGLNASGKSPQNLQLDDVTQIPLIGWLTVTVPGAVSAWRSLWERWGKLPFEQLFAPAIRYAEQGFPVSPETARAWQAASHFLSLNAPECQAFKQVFFPGDRAPNTGEIWGSLAHAQTLREIAATEGESFYKGDLATKIANFAADTGGILTKDDFAQHQPEWVQPISTNYRDLTVWEIPPNTQGIAALMALNILEGFDLSPYPRDSVQSYHLQIEAMKLAFADVHTHVGDPEYMQLTSDHLLDKTYATQRRQLIKEHAIFAQSDLPQGGTVYLATADRDLMVSFIQSNYMGFGSGILVPETGIALQNRGSGFTLQPGHPNQIAPAKRPFHTIIPGFLTQDNRPLGPFGVMGGHMQPQGHLQVVVNLADYGMNPQAALDAPRWQFTTGKTVLLEPTVPHSVALVLGDRGHDIQIIAPRNFGKGQIIIRQGETLVAASEPRADGIALAG encoded by the coding sequence ATGTCTTTCGACTTAACTCAATATCCCTATGTTTCCTCACGGCGGGTGATTCTGGGAAAAAACTATGCTGCTAGTACCAGTCAACCATTAGCAACTCTTGCCGGAATGGAAATGTTTTGGGCTGGGGGTAATGCAGTTGATGCGGCGTTAGCAATGGCGATCGCACTCACAGTAGTTGAACCAACTTCTAATGGCATTGGTTCCGATGCCTTTGCCTTAGTATGGGATGGAAAATTACATGGGCTGAATGCGTCAGGTAAAAGTCCGCAAAACCTTCAGCTTGACGATGTAACGCAAATTCCACTTATAGGTTGGTTAACCGTAACAGTACCAGGGGCAGTTTCCGCGTGGCGATCGCTGTGGGAACGTTGGGGTAAACTACCGTTTGAGCAATTGTTTGCCCCAGCAATTCGCTATGCTGAACAAGGGTTTCCTGTGTCTCCTGAAACCGCACGCGCATGGCAAGCTGCATCACACTTTTTATCACTCAACGCCCCAGAATGTCAAGCATTTAAACAAGTGTTTTTTCCAGGCGATCGCGCCCCAAACACAGGTGAAATTTGGGGAAGTTTGGCACACGCCCAAACTTTACGTGAAATTGCAGCAACAGAAGGAGAGAGTTTTTATAAAGGAGATTTAGCCACAAAAATAGCCAATTTTGCCGCCGATACCGGAGGAATCCTCACAAAAGACGATTTTGCCCAGCATCAACCCGAATGGGTACAACCAATTTCCACAAATTATCGCGATTTAACAGTTTGGGAAATTCCCCCAAACACGCAAGGCATTGCTGCTTTAATGGCGTTAAATATTCTCGAAGGTTTTGACTTATCGCCTTACCCACGTGATTCGGTACAAAGTTATCATTTGCAAATTGAAGCAATGAAACTCGCGTTTGCGGATGTTCACACCCATGTCGGCGATCCTGAGTATATGCAATTGACAAGCGATCACCTCTTAGATAAAACTTATGCAACACAGCGACGACAGTTAATTAAAGAACACGCCATATTTGCACAATCAGATTTACCCCAAGGCGGAACTGTGTATCTTGCCACCGCCGATCGTGACTTAATGGTGTCTTTTATTCAATCAAATTACATGGGTTTTGGTAGTGGAATTTTAGTTCCTGAAACAGGCATTGCTTTACAAAATCGCGGTTCAGGTTTTACTTTACAACCAGGACATCCTAATCAAATCGCACCAGCAAAACGCCCATTTCATACTATTATTCCAGGTTTTCTCACACAAGACAATCGCCCACTAGGACCATTCGGTGTTATGGGCGGGCATATGCAACCACAAGGACATCTCCAAGTTGTTGTTAACTTAGCAGATTACGGTATGAATCCCCAAGCTGCTTTAGATGCACCTCGCTGGCAGTTCACTACAGGTAAAACGGTGTTATTAGAACCAACAGTACCGCATTCCGTTGCACTGGTGTTGGGCGATCGCGGACACGATATTCAAATTATCGCCCCACGCAACTTTGGTAAAGGTCAAATCATCATACGGCAAGGGGAAACTTTGGTAGCTGCTTCTGAACCGCGTGCAGATGGTATTGCATTAGCGGGTTAA